The sequence TGCCCCAGGCCGACGTGGCGGCCTTCGTCCTCCCCCACACGCCGGAAACCGTCCACATCCTGGACGAAAAGCGCCTGGAGTCCATGAAGCCGGGCTCCATCCTGCTCAATGCCGGGCGGGGCTCCGCCGTGGATCTGATCCCCCTGGAGGAAGTTCTCCGCTCCGGCCACCTGTGGGGCGCCGCGCTGGACGTTACTGAGCCGGAGCCCCTGCCCCCTGATCACCCTCTCTGGGATGTGGAAAATCTGATCCTCACCCCACACTGCGCCGGCGGCTTCCACCTAGATGTCACCCTGGCGCGCATCGTGGACATTGCCGTGGAAAATCTGCGGCGCTATGCACAGGGAGAGGCCCTGAACAACCGCGTCCAATAAACAAGAGGTCCCACCTGGGGGTGGGACCTCTTGTTCTGCTCTGAACCGGATGGCACCTCCAACCATCCGGCTTTTGAGGTGTCCGATCGGTAACAATCGGCGGGCCGATTCGACGGCCTTATTGCGCCAAGTATGGTATCTTCTCTGTAAAAGGAGGGATACTCATGCGCACAGCCGCCGCGCTTTTGGTCCTTGTCCTGCTGCTCTTCCTCAATCCGGCCGTGGTGGCGGCGGCGCCACCCGCCGCGCGTATGGACCTGGCCGTCCTGCTGTGGGAGAGCGCCGGTGCCGTCCCCTTCGCGGCCGGCGGCGCCTTCTCGGATGTAGCGCGGAACGACGACGGCGCCACCGCCGCGGCCTGGTGCCGTGAGGCCGGGCTGCTGCTGGGCACGGGCGACGGCCGCTTTTCTCCGGACCGGCCGTTGACCCGGGAGGAGCTGGCAGTGGCCCTCCGGCGGTACGCCCGCATCCTGGGCCGGGACACCTTTCTCCCCGCCGGTGCCGCGGAGTGCAACGACTACGCCGACATCTCTCCCTGGGCGGACGACTCCCTCTACTGGGCCTGCGACGCCGGCGTGCTGAACTGGTCCGAGGGCGGCCGCCTGGACCCCGGCGGCACCCTGACTCTGGCCCAGCTCCAGGCCGTGCTGGAGGATTTTTTGGCCCGCTAAAACCAGGCAGGTCCCTCCCCAGCGGTGTAAACCGCCGGGGAGGGACCTCTTTCGTCTATTCTGCTTCGGCGCGCTGCCCGGCCTTGGCCGCCGCGATAAAGTCCCGGAACAGAGGATGGGCCTTGTTGGGGCGGCTCTTCAGCTCCGGGTGGAACTGGACCCCCACGAACCAGGGGTGGTCCTTCAGTTCCACGATCTCCACCAGCCGCTCGTCCGGGGACAGCCCGGCCAGCACCAGTCCCGCCCCCGTCAGGTCCTGCCGGTAGTCGTTGTTGAACTCGTAGCGGTGGCGGTGACGCTCGGCAATCTGGTCACAGCCGTAGGCCTGGTAGGTCCGCGTCTCCCGGGAGGTGACCCGGCAGGGATAGGAGCCCAGACGCATGGTGCCGCCCTTGGCGGTGACGCCGCGCTGATCGGGCATCAGATCGATGACCGGGTGGGCGGTGGCGGGGTCCAGCTCGCTGGAGTGGGCGTCCGCCCAGCCGCAGACGTGCCGGGCATACTCCACCACCGCCATCTGCATCCCCAGACAGATGCCCAGGAAGGGCACCTTATGCTCCCGGGCGTAGCGGACTGCGGAGATCTTACCCTCAATGCCCCGGTCGCCAAAGCCGCCGGGCACCAGCACTCCATCGGCCTCCGCCAGGACCCGGACGGCGTTTTCGTCGGTGACGGTCTCAGAGTCCACCCACTGGACCTCCACCTTCACATCGTTCTCGATGCCGCCGTGGGTCAGGGCCTCCACCACCGAGAGATAGGCGTCGTGGAGGGCCACATATTTGCCCACCAGGGCGATCCTCACCGTGCCCTTGGGGTGCTTGGCCCGGTGGACCATGGTGGCCCACTCGGTCAGGTCCGGGGCGTGGCAGATGAGGCCCAGACGCCGGACCACCACGTCGGCCAGCCCCTCCCGCTCCAGCATCAGGGGCACGTCATACAGCAGGTCGGCCGTCAGGTTGGGGATGGCGTTTTCCCGGGGGATGTTGCAGAACAGGGAGATCTTCTCCAGGATCTCGTCGGGGATGGGCGCATCGCAGCGGCACATGATGACATCGGGCTGAATGCCCAGACTCAGCAGCTCCTTGGCCGAGTGCTGGGTGGGCTTGCTCTTGAGCTCCCCGCTGCCGGGGATGGAGACGATGAGGGAGACGTGGATGAACATCACGTTCTGGCGTCCGCGCTCGGCCGCCACCTGCCGGATGGACTCCAGAAAGGGCTGACTTTCGATGTCGCCCACCGTGCCGCCGATCTCCACGATGGCCACATCGGTGTCCGGCGTATCCAGCGAGTAGATGTTCCGCTTGATCTCCCCGGTGATGTGGGGAATGATCTGCACGGTGCCGCCCAGATAGTCCCCCGCCCGTTCCCGGTTGAGCACATTCCAGTAGACCTTGCCCGAGGAAACCGAGGAGTTGAAGGTGAGGTTCTCGTCGATGAACCGCTCGTAATGCCCCAGGTCCAGATCGGTCTCCGCCCCGTCGTCGGTGACAAAGACCTCCCCGTGCTGATACGGGCTCATGGTGCCGGGGTCCACGTTGAGATACGGGTCCAGCTTCTGTACCTTCACCCGCAGGCCCCGCTGCTTCAGCAGCCGCCCCAGAGACGCCGCCGTGATGCCCTTGCCCAGTCCCGATACCACACCGCCGGTGACAAAAATGTACTTGACCGTCATATTGTTTCCTCCCATCCTTCCCTGATGGGACGCCATCGTCCCGGGACACCGTTGTCCCTGCCTTTTTGTTCCATAAAAATCCTATTTATTCTACCGTTCCCCACCCCTCCCGTCAAGAGAAAATCGCGGGAAACCACCCCGCAGCCTGCACAAAATACCGTTACTTTAACGGGCCATACTTTTTGCTCCACAGGCGCCGTTTTTATGATATACTGATATTGTATCACCCTTTACAAAGGAGGTCATTCCTATGGTCACACTGGCCCAGAGGATCGAGGCCCTCCGCACCGAGCGGAACCTGAGCCGCCCCGCCCTCTCCGCCGCCCTGGGTTTTTCCAAAAACGCGGTGGAAAAATTTGAAACCGGCCGCCAGACGCCCACAAAGGACCAGCAGGACAAGCTGGCGGAGTATTTCGGCGTGTCCCTGTTCTACCTCCGGGGGGAGAGCAGCGACCGCACCCGCATGGAAAGCTGGATGGACGCCGCTTATGCCGACGACGGACCGGGTCACGTTCCCGCTCCCGCCGCACCCCGGAAGTCCGTCCCGCCCGCCGGACAGAGCGCCGGCACGGGACAGGGCACCCTGTTCGACTCCTTCCTCTCCAGCAAGCAGTTTCAGGAGCTGCTGCACGCCACGGTGCTGGACACCCTCCGCTCCCCCGAGGGACAGGAGCTCATTGCCCGGGTGGTCCGCAAGGAGCTTCTCCGCCAACGGTAGCAAAAACGCGCCGGCACTTTCGTGCCGGCGCGTTTTTGCGGTCTATTTGTGATAGAGCTTGTTGGTCTCGTAGGTGGGCTCGCAGGTCAGGCGCATCCCCAGCCTTTTATAGGTCACCGAGTCCGCCGGGGAGAGGATGACGGAGGAGTGGGCCTCGCAGGAGCGGAGCTGGTCCAGGTGGGCCAGGGCCTTGGCCGCCAGGGGGTTGGTGGTGGCGCTGATGGCCAGGGCGATGAGGGTCTCATCGGAGTGGAGCCGGGGGTTGCTGCTGCCCAGATGCCGCACCTTGACGGTCTGGATGGGCTCGATGGCCTCCCGGGAGATGAGGTGGTGCTCGTGCCCGATGCCCGCCAGCCGCTTGAGGGCGTTGAGCAGGGTGGCGGAGGAGGCCCCCATCAGGTCGGTGGTCTTGCCGGTCACCACCTCGCCGCCGGGCAGCTCAATGGCGGAGGCCGGGTTGCCCGTCTCCTCGGCCACCTTCAGGGCGGCGGCCACCACCGGCCGCAGCTCGGGACTCACCTTGGCCTGCTGCATCAGCAGCTCCAGCTTGTAGAGAATCTCGTCCCCCCCCGCGCCCTGGCGGCGGTCGCACAGGGCGTCGTAGTACCGCCGGATGATCTCCTGCCGGGCGGCGGCGCACACCGCTTCGTCGTCGGTGATGCAGTAGCCCGCCATGTTCACCCCCATGTCGGTGGGGGATTTGTAGGGGCTCTCCCCGGTGATCTTGTCCAGGATGGCGTTGAGCACCGGGAAGATCTCCACGTCCCGGTTGTAGTTCACCGTGGTCTCGCCGTAGGCCTGGAGGTGGAAGGGGTCGATCATGTTGACGTCGTTGAGGTCGGCGGTGGCCGCCTCATAGGCCAGGTTCACCGGGTGCTGGAGGGGCAGGTTCCAGATGGGGAAGGTCTCAAACTTGGCGTAGCCCGCCTTCACCCCCCGCTTATACTCGTGGTAGAGCTGGCTGAGGCACACCGCCATCTTGCCGCTGCCGGGGCCGGGGGCGGTGACCACCACCAGGGGGCGGGTAGTCTCCACGTACTCGTTCTTCCCGTAGCCCTCGTCGCTGACGATGAGAGGGATGTTTCGAGGATAGCCCGCAATGGGGTAGTGGAGGTAGACCCGGATGCCCAGCCCCTCCAGTCGGCGGCGGAAGGCGTCAGCGGCAGGCTGACGGTCGTACTGGGTGACCACCACGCCCCCCACGTACAGCCCCTGGGTCCGGAAGGCGTCGATCAGACGCAGCACATCCACGTCGTAGGTGATCCCCAGATCCCCCCGCACCTTGTTCTTCTCGATGTCGCTGGCGCAGATGGCGATGACGATCTCCGCCCGGTCCTTGAGCTGGGCCAGCATCCGGATCTTGCTGTCCGGTTCGAAGCCGGGCAGCACCCGGGAGGCGTGAAAGTCGTCGAACAGCTTGCCGCCGAACTCCAGGTACAGCTTGTTTCCGAACTGGGCGATCCGCTCCGCGATGCGGGCCGACTGCATCTCCAAATACCTGCCGTTGTCAAATCCGGGCCTGTCCATTCCTCGGCGGGCGCGCCCATCCTTGGACTGCGCCCCTCCCATCCTCTCTGTTTCTGTTATAGATATATGCAAAACTGGTTCTTGGCAATCCAACTGAAATAGTTTATCATAATTCTGCCCGCCATACAACGGTCAAGTCGTCCGGCGGGCAATAAAATGTCTGCCCACTGTGAGGTCATAGTATGGAAGTCACCTGGACCACTCTGCTGATCGTCTGCCCGCTGGTCTTTTTGTCCGGACTGGTGGACGCGGTGGCCGGCGGCGGCGGGCTCATCTCCCTGCCCGCCTATCTGCTGGCCGGACTGCCGCCCCACGCCGCCACCGCTACCAACAAGTGCGGTTCCGTCTTCGGCACGGGGCTGTCCACCCTCCGGTTCCTGAAAAACGGACGGGTCCGCCTGGGCCCCGCCGCCGTCTCCGCCGCCACCGCCCTCCTGGGCTCGGTGCTGGGCGCCCGGCTGTGCCTGCTGGTTCCGGACACCTTCCTCCACTACTTTCTGGTGGCTGCCCTCCCTGTTCTGGCCGTCTTTCTCCTGCTCAAGCGGGACTTTGGGCTGGAAAATAAGGCCGACGCCCTGTCCGGCCCCCTATTGATGCTCCTGTCCGGGCTCATCGGCCTGGTACTGGGCCTGTACGACGGCTTCTTCGGTCCCGGCGCCGGAACCTTCGTCATCCTGGCCTTCACCGCCCTGTGCCGCTTCGACCTGGTCACCGCCTCCGGCAACGCCAAGGTGGTCAACTTCTGCTCCAATCTGGCCGCCTTCGTCACCTTTGCCCTGGCCGGTGAGATCGTCTGGGCCCTGGGCGTCCCCGCCGCCGTCTGCGGCCTTTGGGGCCACTATACAGGCTCCGGCCTGGCCCTGAAAAAGGGAGCCAAGGCCATCCGGCCCATGTTCTTCGTGGTGTTGGGCCTGCTGCTGTGCAAAACCGCCCTGGAACTCGCCGGTTGATTCCTCTTGACAGGTGCCTCCGACAGGTGTAGTATCACTAACGGATACTACACCTGTAGGAGGCGTTTTTATGCGGCTGTCGGACCGTGAATGGAAGGTGCTGGAGGTTCTGTGGCAGGGGGAGGGGCTGGCCCTGGGCCCGGTGGTGGAGGCCCTGCGGCCCGGCACCGGGTGGAGCCGGAACACCGTGTTCACCTACCTCACCCGGATGGAGGGCAAGGGCCTGGTGACCATCGACAAGCAGCGCGTTCCCCACCTCTACCGCCCAGCGGTGGCGCGCTCCGACTGCGCCGCCGCCGAGCGCCGGGGCCTGCTGGACCGGGTATACCGCGGCTCCGCCGGGCAGATGGTGGCCGCCTTTTTGAAGGAGGAGACCCTCACGGCCCAGGAGCGGGATGAGCTGCGCCGGCTGCTGGACGAGATGGAGGTGTAGGGCCGGGCGCCGTTTTCGCCGCAGGCGGAGACGACACTCAGCGGACTTTGTGACAACGAGGTGACGACATGACCGATTTCTGGTCCTTTTTGCTCCAGACCCTGACGGCCTCCGGCGCGGCGGCGGCCCTGCTGCTGATCAAGGCTCTGTTCCGCGACAAGCTCTCGCCCCGGTGGCAGTGCGGCGTCTGGGCTCTGCTGGGCCTGACCCTGCTTCTTCCCGCCGGGCGGGGCGGCCGGTATGTGCTGTTTAACTGGCCCCTGCTGGTGGAGACCGCCAAGACCGCCTTCACCGGGGACTATGACCTCATCCGGGTGACCGCCCCCATCCCCCTGCCCGGCAGGCTGGGCGGACCCCGGGGGGTGTTCGATGCGCTCTATCTTCTCTACATGGCGGGGGTAGTGGCGCTGCTGGCCTGGTACGCCCTCACCTACCTGCGGCTGCGGCTGGCCCTCCGCCGGGGGACCCCCGCCGATGACGCCCCGCTCCGCCGGGTGGCGGAGCGGTACGACCTGCCCGTCTGCCGGGCCGTCGAGGTGGAGGGGCTGTCCTCCGCCTTCGTCTGCGGGTTCTTCGCCCCGGTGCTGGCCCTGCCCGCCGGGCGGGAGACCGACGAAAAGGTGCTCCTCCACGAGCTGCTCCACCGGACCTATGGCGACGTGGGCTGGGGGCTGCTGGTGTGCCTGTTCCGGTGCGTTCACTGGTGCACCCCCCTGCTTTGGTATGCCTTCGACCAGGTGCAGAACGACCTGGAGGCCCTCTGCGATCAGCGGGTGCTGGAGCGGCTGGAGGGGGAGGACCGGCGGGACTACGGGCGCATCCTCCTGTCCATGGCCGACGAGAAATACGCCCGGGCGCCCGGCACCTCCTCCATGGCCAACGGCGGGCAGAACATCAAGCGCCGCATCGCCTCCATCGCCCGGTTCAAGCGGTATCCGGCGGGGATGGCCCTGGCCTCGGTATGTGTGGCGGTGATTCTGGCCCTGCCTCTCGCCCTGGGGACCACCCAGACGCTGGCCAAGGCCGACGGCCTTGGCCACAGTGATCAGGAGGCCTTTCTCACCGCCATGGCCTCCGCCCGCCTCACCCGATGCACCACCCCCGCCGGGGCGCTGGACGCCTATGGCAAGGCGGTGCTGGACTACAACGGCATCTACCGGGCCCTGTGCGCCCCACTGGAGCAGCACCCCGCCCTGGCGGCGGAGATGGAGGCCGCGGCCAGCGGCCCGGACCACTGGGTGCACGAGCGCTGGGAGAGCGGCCTGCCGGGCTACCCCAACGTACAGGCGGGCTACTATATCTATAACCTGACCCCGGCTGGGAAGGGGGCCTATACCGCCCTGATGGTCTTTCCCCTCCAGCGTGTCTATGGCGTGGAGGACGCCTACAGCGAGGAGTCCAACTGGCTGTGGACGGCGGTCCAGACCGTCCGGGTCTGGGCGTCGGAGGCCGGCTGGGTGGTGGAGCCCGCGGAGGACTTCCGGCAGGTCAAATGCCAGAGCATTGGCCGGGGCCATGAGGACGGATTGACCTGGGGGGACGAGGCTCTCCCTCCGGCGGTGGTCTATACCGCCGAGACCGAACTCTACCGGCTGGAGCTGCGCTACCAGACCGTCCACATGGTGGACAACGCGACCAAGACCGAGGATAGCATGTCCTGGTTTTCCGGCCCCGCCTTCTTCTTCGACACCAAGCCCAAGCCCCGGGCCGTATTCAGCGAGGCCCGGCAGGGGGACTCCTTCACCGGAACCTTCCTGGGCTCTGAGGAGGAGCTCGGGAGCATCCACACGGTGCGGTGGTCCGCCGCCCCCATGGACGCCGCCGGCCATCACCCGGACCTGGGCTACGCAGCGCTGGGCAACAGCGGCGGCAGCAGCAGTAGCGGGGCCTTCTGGGGCTGTAAGCAGCCCGGCGGGCTGGAGGAGCCGTGGGACGGCAGCCTGTTCAGCGGGGGCGGCAGCGGCTTGGACGGCGACCCCAATGAGGCCCCGGTCTATCCTGCCGCCTATCGGCTGGAGCTCAGCGTCAACGGGGAGACGGAGACCCTCACCCTCACCCCCCGGGAAGGAGGCGCGGCATGAATCCGGAGCAAAACGTTCTCTACCGCGGGGTGTCCCGCATCGCCTGGTCCTATCTGTTCGCCTTTTTCAACCTCAACCTGGGGTCCCTGAACATCCTGCCCGACTGGATGGCCTTTGCACTGATTTATGGGGCCCTGGACCTGTTGGCGGAGGAGGAACGGGAGCTGCCTCTGCTCAAGCCCTTCTGCATCCTGCTGGGCCTGTGGGAGGGGGCCGGGTGGCTGGCCCAGCTCTTCGGGCTTACCCTCTCCCTCTACCCGCTGGACCTGCTCTTCGCGGCGCTCTCCCTCTATTTCTATTTTCAGCTCCTCACCAACCTGGCCCATCTGGCCGCCCGATACGGCGGGGAGGACCTGTCCCGCCGCCTTCTGCGGCTGCGTACCGCTCAGGCCCTGCTGAACACCTTTATGGCGGTCTACCTCTACCTGGCGGGCTACGGCTCCGGCGTGACCCTCCCCGGCAGTGCTCTGTCGGCCTCCCTGACGGCGCTGCTGATCGCCGGTGTGGTGCTGATGCTGACCGTCATGTCCGCCCTGTTCGCCCTGCGTCGGTTCTTCTTGCCCGCGGAAGAGCCGGACCCTCCCTCCCCCTGAACGCAGCAGCCGGCCCCGCGGCAATGTGCCGCGGGGCCGGCTGGTCTTTTACTTGCGCCGGTCGCAGAGGACCTTGTAGATCTGGATGGCCGCCGTGGGCAGGAAGGCCAGCAGCACGATCAGACCGTACTGGCCTGCCGTCATATGGGCCACCTGAAACAGGCCGCTGAGGCCGGGGAGAAAGAGGACGGCGGCCAGCAGCAGCACCCCCGCGCCGAAGGCCGCCAGGCTGGCCCTGTTGGTGGTCAGGCCCAGCCGGAACACCGACTCCCGTCCCCGGCAGTTGAAGCCGTGGAACAGGCGGGCCAGGGTCAGGGTGGCGAAGGCCATGGTGCTGGCCAGGGCGGCTCCTCCGGCGTTCAGTCCCACGAAGAAGGCGGTCATGGTGGCGGCGGCGATGACCGCGCCGAAGGCCAGGATGCGCAGCATCAGGCTCTTGTTGAGGATGGGCTCCTTGGGGTTGCGGGGCTTCTGGTCCAGCAGGCCCTTGCGGGCGGGCTCCACGCCCACGGCGATGGCGGGCAGGGAGTCGGTCAGCAGGTTGATGAACAGCAGATGGACCGGCGCGAAGGGCATGGGCAGACCCAGCACCGAGGCGAGGAACACGCACAGGATACCCGCCATATTGCCCGACAGCAGGAAGTTGATGGCGTTTTTGATGTTGGTGTAGACGCCCCGGCCGTTGACCACCGCCTTGACGATGGTGGCGAAGTTGTCGTCGGCCAGGATCATGGAGGCGGCGTCCTTACTGACCTCCGTGCCGGTGATGCCCATGGCCACGCCGATGTCGGCGGCCTTGAGGGCGGGGGCGTCGTTGACGCCGTCGCCGGTCATGGAGACGATCTTTCCCTTGCGCTGCCAGGCCTTGACGATGCGGATCTTGTGCTCCGGCGACACCCGGGCGTAAACCGAGATGTGCTCCAGCCGCTCGTCCAGGTCGTGGTCGCTCATGCCGTCCAGCTCCACGCCGGACACCGCCTCATCCCCCTCCCGGAAGATGCCGATCTGCCGTGCGATGGCCGAGGCGGTCACCTTGTGGTCGCCGGTGATCATGATGGTGCGCACCCCGCCCCGCTTGGCGTCGGCCACCGCCTGGACGGCCTCGGGCCGGGGCGGGTCGATCATGGACACCAGACCGATAAAGGTGAAGTCCCGCTCGTCGTCCAGCGTCAGGTCCCGGACCTCCGGCAGCTCCTTATAGGCCAGGGCCAGCACCCGCAGGCCCTCCAGGGAGAGCTCCATATTGGTGCGGGAGATGCGCTCCTTCCACTCGGGCGTCAGCGGCACCGCCCCCGCCCCGGTGAGAACGTGGGTAGAGCGGTCCAGCAGCACGTCGATGGCCCCCTTGGTGTACAGGGTGGGGACCCCTTCGATGACGTGGAGGGTGCTCATCAGCTTCCGGTCGGAGTCGAAGGCCAGCTCCCGCAGCCGGGGGTGCTGGCTCCGGTAGACCCCCTCATCCACGCCGATGCGGTCCCCCATCATCACCAGAGCCACCTCGGTGGGGTCCCCAATGGAGGTCCCCCTCTCCTCGTCGGTGGTGGCGTCGCTGGCCAGCAGAGCGGCCTTCAGCAGCAGCCGCTGCACGTCGTTGGCCAAGTTCAGCTCCGGCTCCGCCAGCAGGGCGCCGTCGGCGTAGATTTTCTGGGGGGTCATCTTGTTCTGGGTCAGGGTACCCGTCTTGTCCGAGCAGATCACCGACACGGCGCCCAGGCTCTCCACCGCCTTCAGATCCTTGATGATGGCGTTCTGCTTGGCCATCTTCTGGGTGCCCAGGGCCAGGACGATGGTGACGATGGAGCTGAGGGCCTCTGGGATGGCGGCCACCGCCAGGGCCACGGCGAACATCAGGGCGTCCAGCACCGGCATAGCCCGCCACAGGGACAGGGCGAACACCACCGCGCAGACGCACAGGATGACCGCCGCCAGCTTCTTGCTGAATTGGTCCAGGCTCTCCTGGAGAGGGGTCTTGCGCTGCTGGGTCTGGTTCATTAGGGCGGCCACCTTACCCAGCTCGGTGTGCATGCCGGTGCCCGTCACCGCCACTGTGGCCCGGCCGTAGGTCACCAGGGACCCGGAGAACACCATGTTCTTCTGGTCGCCCAGGGCCACCTGGACCGCCTCGATCACGTCGGCGGTCTTTTCCACCCCCTCGCTCTCGCCGGTGAGGGAGCTCTCGTTCACCTTGAGGGAGAAGTTCTCCAAAATGCGGCCGTCGGCCACCACCATGTCGCCGGCCTCCAGCTCCACGATGTCGCCGGGGACCACCTGGGCCGAGGGGATCACCGTCCGGATGCCGTCCCGCAGCACCTTGGCGCTGGGGGCGGACATGGCTTTCAGGCTCTCCAGGGACTTCTCCGCCTTGAAGTGCTGGACGGTGCCCAGCACGGCGTTGAGGAGCAGCACCGCGAAGATGACCACGGTACTCTCCCCCTCGCCGGAAACCAGGGAGACCAGGGCAGCCACCATCAGGATGACCACCAGCAGGTCCTTGAACTGTTCGAAGAATACCTGTACCCCGGTTTTTTTCTTCCCATCCGCCAGGGCGTTTTTGCCGTAGCGCTCCAGGCGCTGCGCGGCCTGGGCGTCCGAGAGGCCGCCCGGCCGGCTGTCCAGGTCCTCCAGCGTCTGATGGACCGTCTTGTCGAAATAGCTCTGTTCCACTCTGACACGCTCCCTTTTCCATTCTATCATGTCCAATCGGGCAATAAAAAAGACTTTTGAGTATGCGTTTCGCCCGTGCAAAGCGCATACTCAAAAGTCTTGTCACCGAGATCGGCGTCCTCCACAGGCCGGAGCCGTGATGTTGATGGAGGAACTTGCGACTACTCCCTCTTGGTGAGGGGAATTATACGCAGGGAAACCGGATTTGTCAAGAAGAATTTGGGCGGCGCCGGAGGCCTTTTCTTGCAAATGCCGCTTCGTTGGGGTAAAATACCTCTGACACGAAGGAGGTCGTCATCTATGCGCGATGGATTCGTCAAGGTCGCCGCCGGCACGCCCAAGATCCGGGTGGCCGACTGCCGCTATAACGCCGAGCAGATCTTTACCCTCATGCGGGAGGCCGCCGCCCAGGGGGTGCGGGTGCTGTGCCTGCCCGAGCTGTGCCTGACCGGCTATACCTGCGGGGACCTGTTTTTGCAGGACACCCTTTTGAGCGGCGCCGAGGAGGGGCTGTCCACCATTCTGGAGGCCACCAAAAATCTGGACATGGTCACGGCACTGGGGATGCCCATACGGGTCAAGTGGGACAACAAGTTGTATAATTGTGCCGTTGTGATACACAAGGGAGAGATTTTGGGCATAGTCCCCAAGAGCCATCTTCCCAACTACGGCGAGTTTTACGAGCAGCGCTGGTTTGCCCCCGGTCTGGCCAAGGATTTCGGGATTGACCTGTGCGGACAAAATGTATCCCTCTGCTCCAATGGGCTCTTTGTCTGCGAGGCCATGCCCAATCTGGTTCTCGGCGTGGAGGTCTGTGAGGACCTGTGGGCCCCGGAGCCCCCCTCCGCCGCTCTGGCCCGTTCGGGCGCCACCCTCATCCTCAACCTCTCCGCCAGCGACGAAACCGTGGGCAAGGCGGACTACCGCCGCAGCCTGGTGACCGGCCAGTCCGCCCGGCTGGTCTGCGGCTACGTCTATGCCGACGCCGGGGAGGGGGAGTCCACCACCGACCTGGTCTTCACCGGCCACAATCTCATTGCGGAAAATGGGGCCCTGCTGACCGAGCGGAGGTTTTCCACCGGCCTGACCATCTCCGAAATCGACGTGGATAAGCTGGTTTATGAGCGCCGCCGCATAAGCACTTACACGCCCCCCACCGTAGAAGTGTGGCGCTCGTACTTCGACCTGACCCCCTCCACCACCACCCTGACCCGCTACGTCTCCCCCACCCCCTTTGTCCCGGAGGATGCGGCGGGCCGGGCCGAGCGGTGCGACGAGATCCTCAAAATCGCCGCCTTGGGGCTGAAAAAGCGCATCGAGCACACCCGCGCCGCGGCGGTGGTGGTGGGGCTGTCCGGCGGGCTGGACTCCACTCTGGCGGTGCTCATCACCGCCGTGGCCATGCGGCTGCTGGACCGTCCGGCCAGCGATATCATCGCCGTGACCATGCCCTGCTTCGGCACCACCGACCGCACCCGGGACAACGCCGTGGAGCTGGCCGGGCGGCTGGGCGCCACGCTGAAGCGCATCGACATCAGCGAGGCGGTCAAGCGCCACTTCAAGGACATCGGCCAGTCCATGGAGGACCACGACGTGACCTTTGAAAACGGCCAGGCCCGGGAGCGGACCCAGGTGCTCATGGACATCGCCAACCAGGTGGGCGGCATGGTGGTGGGCACCGGCGACCTCAGCGAGCTGGCCCTGGGCTGGGCCACCTACAACGGGGACCACATGAGCATGTATGGGGTCAACGCCTCCATCCCCAAGACCCTGGTGCGCCACCTGGTCAGCTACGTCTGTGGAGACAAGGCCGAGAGCGAG is a genomic window of Intestinimonas massiliensis (ex Afouda et al. 2020) containing:
- a CDS encoding M56 family metallopeptidase, encoding MTDFWSFLLQTLTASGAAAALLLIKALFRDKLSPRWQCGVWALLGLTLLLPAGRGGRYVLFNWPLLVETAKTAFTGDYDLIRVTAPIPLPGRLGGPRGVFDALYLLYMAGVVALLAWYALTYLRLRLALRRGTPADDAPLRRVAERYDLPVCRAVEVEGLSSAFVCGFFAPVLALPAGRETDEKVLLHELLHRTYGDVGWGLLVCLFRCVHWCTPLLWYAFDQVQNDLEALCDQRVLERLEGEDRRDYGRILLSMADEKYARAPGTSSMANGGQNIKRRIASIARFKRYPAGMALASVCVAVILALPLALGTTQTLAKADGLGHSDQEAFLTAMASARLTRCTTPAGALDAYGKAVLDYNGIYRALCAPLEQHPALAAEMEAAASGPDHWVHERWESGLPGYPNVQAGYYIYNLTPAGKGAYTALMVFPLQRVYGVEDAYSEESNWLWTAVQTVRVWASEAGWVVEPAEDFRQVKCQSIGRGHEDGLTWGDEALPPAVVYTAETELYRLELRYQTVHMVDNATKTEDSMSWFSGPAFFFDTKPKPRAVFSEARQGDSFTGTFLGSEEELGSIHTVRWSAAPMDAAGHHPDLGYAALGNSGGSSSSGAFWGCKQPGGLEEPWDGSLFSGGGSGLDGDPNEAPVYPAAYRLELSVNGETETLTLTPREGGAA
- a CDS encoding cation-translocating P-type ATPase, whose protein sequence is MIEWKRERVRVEQSYFDKTVHQTLEDLDSRPGGLSDAQAAQRLERYGKNALADGKKKTGVQVFFEQFKDLLVVILMVAALVSLVSGEGESTVVIFAVLLLNAVLGTVQHFKAEKSLESLKAMSAPSAKVLRDGIRTVIPSAQVVPGDIVELEAGDMVVADGRILENFSLKVNESSLTGESEGVEKTADVIEAVQVALGDQKNMVFSGSLVTYGRATVAVTGTGMHTELGKVAALMNQTQQRKTPLQESLDQFSKKLAAVILCVCAVVFALSLWRAMPVLDALMFAVALAVAAIPEALSSIVTIVLALGTQKMAKQNAIIKDLKAVESLGAVSVICSDKTGTLTQNKMTPQKIYADGALLAEPELNLANDVQRLLLKAALLASDATTDEERGTSIGDPTEVALVMMGDRIGVDEGVYRSQHPRLRELAFDSDRKLMSTLHVIEGVPTLYTKGAIDVLLDRSTHVLTGAGAVPLTPEWKERISRTNMELSLEGLRVLALAYKELPEVRDLTLDDERDFTFIGLVSMIDPPRPEAVQAVADAKRGGVRTIMITGDHKVTASAIARQIGIFREGDEAVSGVELDGMSDHDLDERLEHISVYARVSPEHKIRIVKAWQRKGKIVSMTGDGVNDAPALKAADIGVAMGITGTEVSKDAASMILADDNFATIVKAVVNGRGVYTNIKNAINFLLSGNMAGILCVFLASVLGLPMPFAPVHLLFINLLTDSLPAIAVGVEPARKGLLDQKPRNPKEPILNKSLMLRILAFGAVIAAATMTAFFVGLNAGGAALASTMAFATLTLARLFHGFNCRGRESVFRLGLTTNRASLAAFGAGVLLLAAVLFLPGLSGLFQVAHMTAGQYGLIVLLAFLPTAAIQIYKVLCDRRK
- a CDS encoding NAD(+) synthase; this translates as MRDGFVKVAAGTPKIRVADCRYNAEQIFTLMREAAAQGVRVLCLPELCLTGYTCGDLFLQDTLLSGAEEGLSTILEATKNLDMVTALGMPIRVKWDNKLYNCAVVIHKGEILGIVPKSHLPNYGEFYEQRWFAPGLAKDFGIDLCGQNVSLCSNGLFVCEAMPNLVLGVEVCEDLWAPEPPSAALARSGATLILNLSASDETVGKADYRRSLVTGQSARLVCGYVYADAGEGESTTDLVFTGHNLIAENGALLTERRFSTGLTISEIDVDKLVYERRRISTYTPPTVEVWRSYFDLTPSTTTLTRYVSPTPFVPEDAAGRAERCDEILKIAALGLKKRIEHTRAAAVVVGLSGGLDSTLAVLITAVAMRLLDRPASDIIAVTMPCFGTTDRTRDNAVELAGRLGATLKRIDISEAVKRHFKDIGQSMEDHDVTFENGQARERTQVLMDIANQVGGMVVGTGDLSELALGWATYNGDHMSMYGVNASIPKTLVRHLVSYVCGDKAESEPELSHVLADILDTPVSPELLPAVNGQISQKTEDLVGPYELHDFFLYYAIRWGFPPKKVLRLAEHAFGRTYDRATILRWEKTFYRRFFAQQFKRSCLPDGPKVGSVTLSPRGDWRMPSDAVASLWLDELEGLA